A genomic region of Ursus arctos isolate Adak ecotype North America unplaced genomic scaffold, UrsArc2.0 scaffold_8, whole genome shotgun sequence contains the following coding sequences:
- the LYG1 gene encoding lysozyme g-like protein 1: MSVLWLLLGLLALTDSSESSNWGCYGNIRNFETPGASCGIGKRHGLNYCGVRASERLAEIDMPYLLRYQPVIRTVGQKYCVDPAVIAGVLSRESHGGNVMANVGNMGDGIGVVQDPGLYAPTSWISESQVSQITEVLTVRIKEIQRRFPTWTSDQYLRGGLCAYAGAPGYIRSSQDLSCDFCNDVLARAKYFRRHGF; this comes from the exons ATGTCTGTGCTGTGGCTGCTTCTGGGTCTTCTTGCCCTTACTG ATTCATCTGAAAGCAGCAATTGGGGATGCTATGGAAACATCCGAAACTTTGAGACCCCTGGGGCGTCTTGTGGGATTGGAAAGCGTCATGGCCTGAACTACTGTG GAGTTCGTGCTTCTGAAAGGCTGGCTGAAATAGACATGCCGTACCTCCTGAGATATCAGCCCGTGATTCGTACTGTCGGCCAAAAGTACTGTGTGGATCCTGCAGTGATTGCTGGTGTCTTGTCCAGGGAGTCTCATGGTGGCAACGTTATGGCCAATGTGGGCAACATGGGCGATGGCATCGGGGTTGTGCAG GACCCTGGTCTTTATGCTCCCACATCCTGGATCAGCGAGTCCCAGGTTTCTCAAATAACCGAGGTCCTGACTGTTAGGATCAAAGAAATCCAGAGGAGGTTTCCAACCTGGACCTCTGACCAGTACCTGAGAG GCGGACTGTGTGCCTATGCTGGAGCTCCCGGCTACATCCGAAGCAGCCAGGACCTGAGCTGTGACTTCTGCAATGATGTCCTTGCACGAGCCAAATACTTCAGGAGACATGGCTTCTAA